A single Crateriforma conspicua DNA region contains:
- a CDS encoding NHL repeat-containing protein, whose protein sequence is MGVCLLGLLWAEADTAQATGEKESGGQESGGQVAGTAAMKYPIAVAVESGDAATDDTLYIVDLELPGIWKSESGDRTLFAEGSPRFRQPLNRPRCIVLHPSGGILVGDSATREVYHIPAAGAEPKPLSGGKIGIPMSLAVDSGGQWLFVADAETQAIWRMPVDGGAPEWFARVNARGLAFRDESTLAAVCPAKRSVQLIDVSVPTVDRPDRIVENPAVTTVLDQRTFQFPAGLAVADDRLLVTDVYAGGVFSVDGDGAVTAWAEGQDLAGPVGIAAGENAVWVADPQRGRLVAFSRDASSPKVVATRQ, encoded by the coding sequence GTGGGTGTCTGCCTGCTGGGGTTGCTGTGGGCCGAAGCCGACACCGCTCAGGCAACCGGTGAAAAGGAATCCGGCGGCCAGGAATCTGGCGGCCAGGTCGCTGGCACCGCGGCAATGAAGTATCCGATCGCCGTGGCCGTCGAATCGGGCGACGCCGCGACCGATGACACGCTGTACATCGTCGACCTGGAGTTGCCGGGGATCTGGAAGTCTGAATCCGGCGACCGCACCCTGTTTGCTGAAGGTTCGCCGCGTTTCCGCCAGCCGCTGAATCGGCCTCGTTGCATCGTGTTGCACCCGAGCGGCGGAATCCTTGTGGGTGATTCGGCGACCCGCGAGGTCTATCACATTCCCGCCGCCGGTGCGGAACCGAAGCCTTTGTCCGGCGGCAAAATCGGCATTCCGATGTCTTTGGCGGTCGATTCGGGCGGCCAATGGCTGTTCGTCGCTGATGCCGAAACGCAGGCGATCTGGCGGATGCCGGTCGACGGCGGTGCCCCCGAATGGTTCGCCCGCGTCAATGCACGGGGCCTGGCGTTTCGCGACGAATCTACGTTGGCCGCTGTTTGTCCGGCCAAGCGGTCGGTTCAGTTGATCGACGTCAGCGTTCCGACGGTCGATCGCCCCGACCGCATCGTCGAAAACCCGGCGGTGACGACGGTGCTGGACCAGCGGACGTTCCAATTCCCCGCCGGCTTGGCCGTTGCCGACGACCGGTTGTTGGTGACCGACGTTTACGCGGGTGGCGTTTTTTCTGTCGACGGCGACGGTGCGGTCACCGCATGGGCCGAAGGACAGGACCTGGCCGGACCGGTCGGGATCGCCGCCGGTGAAAACGCCGTTTGGGTGGCCGACCCGCAACGGGGGCGGTTGGTGGCGTTTTCACGAGACGCTTCCTCGCCGAAAGTCGTCGCGACCCGGCAGTAG
- a CDS encoding nucleoside hydrolase yields MARKILIDCDPGIDDAVALCMALFDPRLDIMAITATAGTVDSDQATNNVTALIETLDPPRYPRVGKALAPSSEAPVDGNPALHAADGLGGLNLRGSNRQHLPDGDRVMADVFRRHKNEVTLLCLGPLTNLARLARRDPAVLPLIDKVIISGGAVQTSGNASVAAEFNMFFDPAAAKDIFASATTKSMVPLDVTEEFSFGVELLERLPSRDTRVGQLLHQILQFAFRAAHHHLGREMIPLYAPTALLSVLEPELFQWEPMAVDVETKGELTRGMTVADLRMRPQWTSNMEVATEINEADAEQSLVRGLRFAGQQT; encoded by the coding sequence ATGGCAAGAAAGATTCTTATCGATTGTGATCCGGGCATCGACGACGCCGTCGCGCTTTGCATGGCTTTGTTTGATCCGCGGTTGGACATCATGGCGATCACGGCGACGGCGGGAACCGTCGATTCGGATCAAGCGACCAACAACGTCACGGCGTTGATCGAAACCTTGGATCCGCCCCGGTATCCACGTGTCGGCAAAGCACTGGCACCGTCCAGCGAAGCACCGGTCGATGGTAACCCGGCGTTGCATGCTGCCGACGGATTGGGCGGATTGAACCTGCGTGGTTCCAACCGTCAGCACCTGCCCGACGGCGACCGAGTCATGGCGGACGTATTTCGACGTCATAAAAACGAAGTCACGTTGTTGTGCTTGGGCCCGCTGACAAATTTGGCCCGATTGGCCCGTCGCGACCCGGCGGTGTTGCCCTTGATCGACAAGGTCATCATCAGCGGTGGTGCGGTCCAAACATCGGGTAATGCATCGGTGGCCGCGGAGTTCAACATGTTCTTTGACCCGGCCGCGGCCAAGGACATCTTTGCTTCGGCAACGACCAAAAGCATGGTGCCGCTGGATGTGACCGAGGAATTCAGCTTCGGCGTCGAATTGCTGGAACGTTTGCCGAGCCGCGACACACGTGTCGGCCAGCTGTTGCATCAGATTTTGCAGTTCGCCTTTCGCGCCGCCCACCATCATCTGGGCCGCGAAATGATTCCTCTGTACGCGCCCACCGCGTTGTTGTCGGTGCTGGAACCTGAACTGTTCCAGTGGGAACCGATGGCGGTCGACGTGGAAACCAAGGGTGAACTGACCCGCGGGATGACCGTCGCCGACTTGCGGATGCGTCCACAGTGGACGTCCAACATGGAAGTGGCGACGGAGATCAACGAAGCCGACGCTGAACAATCGCTGGTCCGTGGACTGCGGTTCGCCGGCCAGCAAACCTAA